The Sulfurimonas lithotrophica genome includes a region encoding these proteins:
- a CDS encoding VOC family protein, which produces MKSLVPNLAVKNIKDTVSYYEKNFNFKLQMAVDISKDGFDNEIKDSKEYIWAMVTNGGVSLMFQSEDSIKDDIGSFYPNIGASLSLYIDVENLEELYSKLKDEVEIYKSINTTWYGQKEFYVKDINGYILAFSSKS; this is translated from the coding sequence ATGAAATCATTAGTACCCAATCTTGCAGTTAAAAATATTAAAGATACAGTATCTTATTATGAAAAAAATTTCAACTTTAAACTTCAGATGGCAGTCGATATTTCAAAAGATGGTTTTGATAATGAAATAAAAGACTCAAAAGAGTATATATGGGCTATGGTAACTAACGGCGGTGTATCATTAATGTTCCAAAGCGAAGATAGTATTAAAGATGATATAGGTTCTTTTTATCCGAACATCGGAGCATCTTTGAGTTTATATATCGATGTTGAAAATTTAGAAGAGTTATATAGTAAATTAAAAGATGAAGTTGAAATATATAAATCTATAAATACAACCTGGTATGGGCAAAAAGAGTTTTACGTCAAAGATATAAACGGGTATATATTAGCTTTTTCTTCAAAGTCTTAA
- a CDS encoding uroporphyrinogen-III synthase, which produces MKDLTNLFDDLKLLYYEYDIYQNKFIKDTQYDKDTVYNDFIKLTHELSKNGIEFFIDENSDVVISKKTGILRRIGQQVENLKYRVRNSDKNIFILNDQSVKYAKNIPLIKTTTLKSKLSLDIYDAIIFTSKNGVKHLNSMTNKWKNISTYAISTQTAKEVKKLGGKLTFVGKEKHGDEFALELVEQLSGKKKIAYIGAKDIVSNIKEILKKYNINCDHLPVYETKCVEYKKKIDLPDDSIIIFSSPSTVKCFFKNVQWKDTFKAISIGNTTKKSFPQNIIPIVSNNTTLQSCVQKAINIYSV; this is translated from the coding sequence ATGAAAGACTTGACTAACCTTTTTGACGATTTAAAGTTGCTTTATTATGAATACGACATATATCAAAATAAGTTTATTAAAGATACCCAATATGATAAAGATACGGTTTATAATGACTTTATAAAGCTAACACATGAACTCTCTAAAAACGGTATAGAGTTTTTTATAGATGAAAATTCAGATGTAGTTATTTCAAAAAAAACCGGTATATTGAGGCGTATAGGTCAACAAGTAGAAAATTTAAAATATAGAGTAAGAAACTCCGATAAAAATATTTTTATTTTAAATGACCAGTCTGTTAAATATGCTAAAAATATCCCTCTTATAAAAACTACTACTCTTAAAAGTAAACTATCCTTGGATATATACGATGCAATTATCTTTACTTCAAAAAACGGTGTGAAACATCTAAATTCCATGACAAATAAATGGAAAAATATTTCAACCTATGCAATATCTACACAAACTGCAAAAGAGGTTAAAAAATTAGGCGGTAAGTTGACATTTGTAGGTAAAGAAAAACATGGAGACGAATTTGCATTGGAATTGGTTGAACAGCTCTCCGGTAAAAAAAAGATAGCTTATATAGGTGCTAAAGATATTGTTTCAAATATAAAAGAAATTTTAAAAAAATATAATATTAATTGCGATCATTTACCGGTGTATGAGACAAAATGTGTGGAATATAAGAAAAAAATAGACCTTCCGGATGATTCTATTATTATATTTTCGTCTCCATCGACGGTAAAATGTTTTTTTAAAAATGTTCAATGGAAAGATACGTTCAAAGCTATCAGTATAGGAAATACCACAAAAAAATCTTTTCCGCAAAATATTATACCTATAGTCTCAAACAATACTACATTGCAAAGTTGTGTGCAAAAAGCAATAAACATTTACAGTGTATAA
- a CDS encoding transcriptional repressor, with product MLYINTKNREKLSVFRNVIYNHLKQNKLRYSDQREKVLKILHEQSYPVSIEYLVNKLNENSSNIGYATVSRHIKFFQELDMLIIVNKIPKGYLLKKDIDCDDVEVISVKR from the coding sequence ATGCTATATATAAATACTAAAAATAGAGAAAAATTATCTGTCTTTAGAAATGTTATATATAATCATCTCAAACAAAATAAACTTAGATATTCCGACCAGAGGGAGAAAGTTTTAAAGATTTTACATGAACAGTCCTATCCTGTCAGTATAGAGTATTTGGTCAATAAACTGAATGAAAATTCATCTAATATAGGTTATGCAACCGTATCGAGGCATATTAAATTTTTTCAAGAACTCGATATGTTGATAATAGTAAATAAAATTCCAAAAGGTTACTTACTAAAAAAAGATATAGATTGTGATGATGTTGAAGTTATCAGTGTAAAAAGATAG